Genomic segment of bacterium:
TATGAACCTGCGGAGATTGAGCACGCTTTGCGACGACTCCGCGAAGAGAAACTCCTTGACGACCGTCGCTACGCGGAAGATTTCGTCAAAACTCGACTGGCGCTTCGACCACGCGCGGCGGCGATTCTGGCCCGCGAGCTTCGTCAGCGGGGAATCGCTTCGAATTTGGCGAAAAAGGTCGCTGAAGAACTTGCTCCCCGCGAATCGGATGAGGAATTGGCCCGCGAGCTGATCCGACGCAAGCTCTCCGCCTACG
This window contains:
- a CDS encoding recombination regulator RecX; protein product: MTERTGPQRSRKTATALQYAVKLLSARPYSEKKLRDKLTGREYEPAEIEHALRRLREEKLLDDRRYAEDFVKTRLALRPRAAAILARELRQRGIASNLAKKVAEELAPRESDEELARELIRRKLSAYASLDPVTRHRRLASLLARRGFSYDTIRTVMRERSGENESED